The following are encoded in a window of Kitasatospora sp. NBC_01250 genomic DNA:
- a CDS encoding FAD-binding dehydrogenase has product MALDADVIVIGAGLAGLAATAELADAGRTVILLDQEPAASLGGQAHWSFGGLFLVDSPEQRRLRIRDSYELAWQDWLGTAGFDRPEDNWPRQWAKAYLDFAAGEKRAWLHAQGVRFFPVVGWAERGGLLASGPGNSVPRFHITWGTGPGLVEPFARRVRAAVAKGLVRPLFRHRVTGLASTAGVTDTVRGEVLVPSGVARGVASSRAVAGAFELRAQAVVIASGGIGGNHELVRKAWPARLGTPPARLLSGVPAHVDGLMQQVAGAAGGHLVNGDRMWHYTEGIENWNPVWARHGIRILPGPSSLWLDARGNRLPVPLFPGFDTLGTLEYIRRTGYDHTWFVLTQKIIEKEFALSGSEQNPDLTGRSPRKVLGRALPGAPGPVEAFKKYGADFVVAERLGDLVRGMNRLVDSSGAGEELIEEAALRREIEARDREIANPFGKDLQVGAIHGARRYLGDKLVRTAAPHRLLDPKAGPLIAVRLHVLTRKSLGGLETDLSARVLRADGSVLEGVYAAGEVAGFGGGGMHGYRSLEGTFLGGCLFSGRTAGRAAAEATA; this is encoded by the coding sequence ATGGCACTGGACGCCGACGTCATCGTGATCGGAGCCGGCCTGGCGGGCCTGGCCGCCACCGCCGAACTCGCCGACGCGGGGCGCACGGTGATCCTGCTCGACCAGGAGCCGGCCGCCTCCCTCGGCGGCCAGGCGCACTGGTCCTTCGGCGGCCTGTTCCTGGTCGACTCGCCCGAGCAGCGCCGGCTGCGGATCCGCGACTCCTACGAACTGGCCTGGCAGGACTGGCTCGGCACGGCCGGCTTCGACCGGCCCGAGGACAACTGGCCGCGCCAGTGGGCCAAGGCCTACCTGGACTTCGCCGCGGGCGAGAAGCGCGCCTGGCTGCACGCGCAGGGGGTGCGGTTCTTCCCGGTGGTCGGCTGGGCGGAGCGCGGCGGGCTGCTGGCCAGCGGCCCCGGCAACTCGGTGCCGCGCTTCCACATCACCTGGGGCACCGGCCCCGGCCTGGTCGAGCCGTTCGCCCGCCGGGTGCGGGCCGCCGTCGCCAAGGGGCTGGTGCGCCCGCTCTTCCGGCACCGGGTGACCGGACTGGCGAGCACCGCGGGCGTCACCGACACGGTGCGCGGCGAGGTGCTGGTGCCCAGCGGCGTGGCGCGCGGGGTGGCCAGCTCCCGCGCGGTGGCCGGCGCCTTCGAGCTGCGCGCGCAGGCGGTGGTGATCGCCTCGGGCGGCATCGGCGGCAACCACGAACTGGTCCGCAAGGCCTGGCCGGCCCGGCTCGGCACCCCGCCCGCGCGCCTGCTCAGCGGCGTGCCCGCGCACGTCGACGGGCTGATGCAGCAGGTGGCCGGTGCGGCCGGCGGACACCTGGTCAACGGTGACCGGATGTGGCACTACACCGAGGGCATCGAGAACTGGAACCCGGTCTGGGCCCGGCACGGCATCCGGATCCTGCCCGGGCCCTCCTCGCTCTGGCTGGACGCCCGCGGCAACCGGCTGCCGGTGCCGCTCTTCCCCGGCTTCGACACCCTGGGCACGCTCGAGTACATCCGGCGCACCGGGTACGACCACACCTGGTTCGTGCTCACCCAGAAGATCATCGAGAAGGAGTTCGCGCTCTCCGGCTCCGAGCAGAACCCGGACCTGACGGGCCGTAGCCCCCGCAAGGTGCTCGGCCGCGCGCTGCCCGGCGCGCCCGGGCCGGTGGAGGCGTTCAAGAAGTACGGGGCGGACTTCGTGGTCGCCGAGCGGCTCGGCGACCTGGTGCGCGGGATGAACCGGCTGGTCGACTCCTCCGGAGCGGGCGAGGAGCTGATCGAGGAGGCCGCGCTGCGCCGCGAGATCGAGGCGCGCGACCGCGAGATCGCCAACCCGTTCGGCAAGGACCTCCAGGTCGGCGCGATCCACGGCGCCCGCCGCTACCTCGGCGACAAGCTGGTGCGCACCGCCGCCCCGCACCGGCTGCTCGACCCCAAGGCCGGCCCGCTGATCGCGGTGCGGCTGCACGTGCTCACCCGCAAGTCGCTCGGCGGCCTCGAAACCGACCTGTCCGCCCGGGTGCTGCGCGCCGACGGCTCGGTGCTGGAGGGCGTCTACGCGGCCGGCGAGGTGGCCGGCTTCGGCGGCGGCGGGATGCACGGCTACCGCTCGCTGGAGGGCACCTTCCTCGGCGGCTGCCTCTTCTCCGGCCGCACGGCGGGCCGCGCGGCGGCCGAAGCGACGGCTTAG
- a CDS encoding alpha/beta hydrolase — translation MNTTWARLSRRILPAVLAATVLAGCGGSGNSPVAKGTSSSAAPAAPSTAASASAPPPPSASPTPTPTGDADPALKPFYGQQIAWSSCPADPAQKDVDLSAFQCGTAHVPLDYANPGADTIDLALMRKPAIHQDQRLGSLFLNPGGPGGSGLDLLTNAATSSFGNLNNRYDLIGFDPRGVGKSTAVHCLDDSARDRLDAQNHAGPTSVKDLGAACEARSGKLLPFVGTVNAARDLDVLRGAVGDQKLNYLGFSYGTYLGTFYANQFPDRTGRLVLDGAMDPSVSNLDSSIAQMVGFESVFEHFAADCVKQSDCPLGSDASTAAKKAADFLDGLEAHPLTSATSGRTLTQALGWTGTMDMLYGDAKSWGYLRIGLSNAMKAHSPDALIEFADDYNSRDQQGHYSNQADANQAINCADDGSTPPTDDQIQQALQQLHTKAPYLTNHMNADDVRAAMDCADWPVHGSTPPQVLKATGSAPILVVGSTGDDATPYAWAQHLASSLANATLLTRDGDGHTGYDKSSCIKSDVDAFLIDGTMPAAGTHCATNPPANES, via the coding sequence GTGAACACCACCTGGGCGCGTCTGTCGCGCCGCATCCTGCCCGCCGTACTGGCAGCCACCGTGCTCGCCGGCTGCGGCGGGTCCGGCAACTCGCCGGTCGCGAAGGGCACGTCGTCCTCCGCCGCCCCGGCCGCTCCCAGCACCGCCGCCTCGGCCAGCGCCCCGCCGCCGCCCTCCGCCAGCCCCACGCCGACGCCGACGGGTGACGCCGACCCGGCGCTCAAGCCGTTCTACGGGCAGCAGATCGCCTGGAGCAGCTGCCCGGCCGACCCGGCGCAGAAGGACGTCGACCTGTCGGCCTTCCAGTGCGGCACCGCGCACGTCCCGCTGGACTACGCCAACCCGGGTGCGGACACCATCGACCTGGCGCTGATGCGCAAGCCGGCGATCCACCAGGACCAGCGGCTCGGCTCGCTCTTCCTCAACCCGGGCGGCCCCGGCGGCTCCGGGCTCGACCTGCTCACCAACGCGGCCACCAGCTCGTTCGGCAACCTGAACAACCGCTACGACCTGATCGGCTTCGACCCGCGCGGCGTCGGCAAGTCCACCGCCGTGCACTGCCTGGACGACTCCGCCCGCGACCGGCTCGACGCCCAGAACCACGCCGGGCCGACCAGCGTCAAGGACCTCGGGGCCGCCTGCGAGGCCAGGTCCGGCAAGCTGCTGCCGTTCGTCGGCACCGTCAACGCGGCCCGCGACCTGGACGTGCTGCGCGGGGCGGTGGGCGACCAGAAGCTCAACTACCTGGGCTTCTCCTACGGCACCTACCTCGGCACCTTCTACGCCAACCAGTTCCCCGACCGCACGGGGCGGCTGGTGCTGGACGGCGCGATGGACCCGAGCGTCAGCAACCTGGACAGCAGCATCGCCCAGATGGTCGGCTTCGAGAGCGTCTTCGAGCACTTCGCCGCCGACTGCGTGAAGCAGTCCGACTGCCCGCTCGGCAGCGACGCCTCCACCGCCGCGAAGAAGGCCGCCGACTTCCTGGACGGCCTGGAGGCGCACCCGTTGACCTCGGCCACCAGCGGCCGCACGCTCACCCAGGCGCTGGGCTGGACCGGCACCATGGACATGCTCTACGGGGACGCCAAGTCCTGGGGGTACCTGCGGATCGGGCTGAGCAACGCCATGAAGGCCCACAGCCCCGATGCGCTGATCGAGTTCGCCGACGACTACAACAGCCGGGACCAGCAGGGGCACTACAGCAACCAGGCCGACGCCAACCAGGCGATCAACTGCGCGGACGACGGCTCCACGCCGCCCACCGACGACCAGATCCAGCAGGCCCTGCAGCAGTTGCACACCAAGGCGCCCTACCTGACCAACCACATGAACGCCGACGACGTGCGGGCGGCGATGGACTGCGCCGACTGGCCGGTGCACGGCTCCACGCCGCCGCAGGTGCTCAAGGCCACCGGCAGCGCCCCGATCCTGGTGGTCGGCTCCACCGGTGACGACGCCACCCCCTACGCCTGGGCGCAGCACCTGGCGAGCAGCCTGGCCAACGCCACCCTGCTCACCCGGGACGGCGACGGACACACCGGGTACGACAAGAGCAGCTGCATCAAGTCGGACGTGGACGCGTTCCTGATCGACGGCACCATGCCGGCGGCGGGTACGCACTGCGCCACCAACCCGCCCGCCAACGAGAGCTGA
- a CDS encoding CocE/NonD family hydrolase yields the protein MRHPDAYPYRITREDLRIPMADGVELYARLWRPVTEEPVPALLEYLPYRLTDWTAPRDAERHPWYAGHGYASVRVDIRGHGNSGGLPGGEHDAQELADGVAVVEWLAARPWCTGRVGVFGIGWGGTGALQLAALAPAPLRAVVAVCATDDRYDNDARYLGGSVLGADLHARSAGLLALAARPPDPRYVGDQWRRLWLARLAALEPHSHAWLSHQTRDDYWRHGSVGERYGAIGAAVLAVGGWADPHRDTVLRLVEHLRGPVRGLIGPWPHQYPDRGLPPGPAIGFLQETLRWWDQWLKDQETGIMAEPRLRSWMPEPAPPGATGDLAGRWIGEDQWPSDDVREIHYGLADTLRTAGTPEGERFVPVRSPQHTGTDAGRYRPVGAAADLPPDQRAEDGRSVCFDTSPLAERLEILGRPTLQLRLRCPAARGQVVARLCDVAPDGSARLVTRGVLNLATRQGREQAVLWEPGAVAEVALELSGIAHAFAPGHRIRLALSSAYWPWVWPQPGAAGFEVDPGHSALMLPVRHLAADVGRAPIAFAEPEQAAGPEVRHTTASDPRPERLVVQDVAAGEWRLEVDPSHQGSRAYPDGLICTEQALETYRIREDDPLSAAARAAWTIRLERPEDGWDVTVQTRSEIGCDAEAFTARSHLTAWEGGAVVFERDWEQRIPRTAG from the coding sequence ATGCGACACCCCGACGCGTACCCGTACCGGATCACCCGCGAGGACCTGCGGATCCCGATGGCCGACGGCGTCGAGCTGTACGCCCGCCTCTGGCGCCCCGTCACCGAGGAGCCGGTGCCCGCGCTGCTGGAGTACCTGCCCTACCGGCTGACCGACTGGACCGCCCCGCGCGACGCCGAGCGCCACCCCTGGTACGCCGGCCACGGCTACGCGAGCGTGCGGGTGGACATCCGCGGCCACGGCAACTCGGGCGGCCTGCCCGGCGGGGAGCACGACGCCCAGGAGCTGGCCGACGGCGTCGCGGTGGTCGAGTGGCTGGCCGCACGGCCCTGGTGCACCGGTCGCGTCGGCGTGTTCGGGATCGGCTGGGGCGGCACCGGCGCACTGCAGCTGGCCGCGCTGGCCCCCGCACCGCTGCGCGCCGTGGTCGCCGTCTGCGCCACCGACGACCGCTACGACAACGACGCGCGCTACCTCGGCGGTTCGGTGCTCGGCGCGGACCTGCACGCCCGGTCGGCCGGCCTGCTCGCACTCGCCGCCCGCCCGCCGGACCCCCGCTACGTCGGCGATCAGTGGCGGCGGCTCTGGCTGGCCCGGCTGGCCGCGCTGGAACCGCACAGCCACGCCTGGCTGAGCCACCAGACCCGCGACGACTACTGGCGCCACGGCAGCGTCGGCGAACGGTACGGGGCGATCGGGGCCGCGGTGCTGGCCGTGGGCGGCTGGGCCGATCCGCACCGGGACACCGTGCTGCGCCTGGTCGAGCACCTGCGGGGGCCGGTGCGCGGGCTGATCGGCCCCTGGCCGCACCAGTACCCCGACCGCGGTCTGCCGCCGGGCCCGGCGATCGGGTTCCTCCAGGAGACGCTGCGCTGGTGGGACCAGTGGCTGAAGGACCAGGAGACCGGGATCATGGCCGAGCCCCGGCTGCGCAGCTGGATGCCCGAGCCGGCGCCGCCCGGCGCCACCGGGGACCTTGCCGGGCGCTGGATCGGCGAGGACCAGTGGCCCTCCGACGACGTGCGGGAGATCCACTACGGCCTGGCGGACACGCTGCGCACCGCGGGCACCCCCGAGGGCGAGCGCTTCGTGCCGGTCCGCTCGCCGCAGCACACCGGGACCGACGCCGGGCGCTACCGCCCGGTCGGCGCCGCCGCCGACCTGCCGCCCGACCAGCGCGCGGAGGACGGCCGCTCGGTCTGCTTCGACACCTCGCCGCTGGCCGAGCGGCTGGAGATCCTCGGCCGCCCCACGCTCCAGCTGCGGCTGCGCTGCCCGGCGGCCCGCGGGCAGGTGGTGGCCCGGCTCTGCGACGTGGCCCCGGACGGCTCGGCCAGGCTGGTCACCCGCGGCGTGCTCAACCTCGCCACCCGGCAGGGGCGCGAGCAGGCGGTGCTCTGGGAGCCGGGCGCGGTGGCCGAGGTGGCCCTCGAACTCTCCGGCATCGCGCACGCCTTTGCGCCCGGGCACCGGATCCGGCTCGCGCTCTCCTCGGCGTACTGGCCGTGGGTCTGGCCGCAGCCCGGGGCCGCCGGGTTCGAGGTCGACCCGGGCCACAGCGCGCTGATGCTGCCGGTGCGCCACCTGGCCGCCGACGTGGGGCGGGCGCCGATCGCCTTCGCCGAGCCCGAGCAGGCCGCCGGGCCGGAGGTGCGGCACACCACCGCGAGCGACCCGCGGCCCGAGCGGCTGGTGGTGCAGGACGTGGCGGCGGGCGAGTGGCGCCTGGAGGTGGACCCCAGCCACCAGGGCTCGCGCGCCTACCCCGACGGCCTGATCTGCACCGAGCAGGCGCTGGAGACCTACCGGATCCGCGAGGACGACCCGCTCTCCGCCGCCGCCCGGGCCGCCTGGACGATCCGCCTGGAGCGGCCCGAGGACGGCTGGGACGTGACCGTGCAGACCCGCTCGGAGATCGGCTGCGACGCCGAGGCGTTCACGGCGCGCAGCCACCTGACCGCCTGGGAGGGCGGCGCGGTGGTCTTCGAGCGGGACTGGGAGCAGCGGATCCCGCGCACGGCGGGGTGA
- a CDS encoding alpha/beta hydrolase yields the protein MLALTGLPLQIIASLLAVAAFVVTIWLWPRLGGKGVKAVLGRLGAFLGTQALVLVAMALVANSYFGFYTTWTDLLGTAGGPGTVVDHKPSNGLSVTGEQKFYSSQGSAEDRSGVIQNVELTGARSGLTNQAYVYLPPQYFQPAYADKKFPMALILSGYPGSAEKLISLMQYPASTLKAINAKELPPTVLVMMRPSPIANRDTECMDVPNGPQVETFFTDDLPKALATGYRIDPQAGAHAAMGDSTGGYCALKFALRKPDAYGAAIALSADYNVSNDPTTGDLFGGSEQLKRENDLLWRLQNAPAVPVSLLLATSPNEDNYRATQQMVAAFKAPTKLSTITLNSGGHNFHTWGREIPPALAWLGRQWAQLPSSTATPSTPNAAPGTPRTAPSTPASA from the coding sequence GTGCTCGCGCTGACCGGACTCCCCCTGCAGATCATCGCCTCGCTGCTGGCTGTGGCGGCCTTCGTCGTGACCATCTGGCTCTGGCCCAGGCTCGGCGGCAAGGGCGTCAAGGCGGTGCTCGGGCGGCTCGGCGCCTTCCTCGGCACCCAGGCGCTGGTGCTGGTCGCGATGGCGCTGGTGGCCAACTCCTACTTCGGCTTCTACACCACCTGGACCGACCTGCTCGGCACCGCCGGGGGTCCCGGCACGGTGGTGGACCACAAGCCGAGCAACGGACTCTCGGTGACCGGCGAGCAGAAGTTCTACTCCTCGCAGGGCTCGGCCGAGGACCGCTCCGGGGTGATCCAGAACGTCGAGCTGACCGGCGCCCGCTCGGGGCTGACCAACCAGGCCTACGTCTACCTGCCGCCGCAGTACTTCCAGCCGGCCTACGCCGACAAGAAGTTCCCGATGGCGCTGATCCTCTCCGGCTACCCCGGCTCGGCCGAGAAGCTGATCTCGCTGATGCAGTACCCGGCCAGCACCCTGAAGGCGATCAACGCCAAGGAGCTGCCGCCCACCGTGCTGGTGATGATGCGGCCCTCGCCGATCGCCAACCGGGACACCGAGTGCATGGACGTGCCGAACGGCCCGCAGGTGGAGACCTTCTTCACCGACGACCTGCCCAAGGCGCTGGCCACCGGCTACCGGATCGACCCGCAGGCCGGTGCGCACGCCGCGATGGGCGACTCCACCGGCGGCTACTGCGCGCTGAAGTTCGCGCTGCGCAAGCCGGACGCCTACGGTGCGGCGATCGCGCTCTCCGCCGACTACAACGTGAGCAACGACCCGACCACCGGTGACCTGTTCGGCGGCAGCGAGCAGCTCAAGCGGGAGAACGACCTGCTCTGGCGGCTGCAGAACGCCCCCGCGGTGCCGGTCTCGCTGCTGCTGGCCACCAGCCCGAACGAGGACAACTACCGGGCCACCCAGCAGATGGTGGCCGCCTTCAAGGCGCCCACCAAGCTCTCCACCATCACGCTGAACAGCGGCGGCCACAACTTCCACACCTGGGGCCGCGAGATCCCGCCGGCGCTGGCCTGGCTCGGCCGGCAGTGGGCGCAGCTGCCCTCCTCGACCGCCACCCCGAGCACCCCGAACGCCGCCCCAGGCACCCCGCGCACTGCCCCGAGCACCCCGGCCAGCGCCTGA
- a CDS encoding prolyl oligopeptidase family serine peptidase has protein sequence MYPVAPRGETVERLGERAVADPYRLLEDAAHPDTRRWSAAQDDLFRRVARGWPGIGAFRSALERLTAFEQPGVPRFAGGRVFCTVRAPDGGQPVLVVEEAGGRRVLVDPGGRGVLGGWSPDPTGRLVAYQGARSQGAGAGSTRYTLRILEVATGRLVDAPIDGCRYGTVAWTADADAFYYSRGTEDGGELLHLHRLGRPVDQEVFGAGLPAGTRLDATTGAPGRTLVVTATGGRGAGHRLWVADLRQGPLERPQLREQLIEDWGAGLPWPAADGTLYLLDRDRAPHGRLLAAAPGAPVRTLLAGDEHTRLDSFAVLDGAGLPAPELLVLRSSGSRSLLTRHRLDSGAALGAVELPGPGVVAGLTRAADGRGAWFGYADPRTPQGVHRYDAAAGRRTLWRAGGRSGPGAPEVLVTELGYPAADGSPVRLLLTRPAAAPAGPLPTILQAHGAFGAAQLAGYHAAALAWAERGGQFAVAGVRGGGEEGADWRRAGMREQKQQGIDDFSAAAQYLLDTGRCAPGRLGALGRGAGGGLLVGAALTQRPELFGAVALSAALLDMARYQLSGHGPYWTEEFGSREEPRELDWLLGYSPYHHVRPGTAYPAVLLTAFEADERVDALHARKMCAALQQASSSGRPVLLRRAAGPGRGAGARGGRPARSAQLAELLAFFAEFLELPAAG, from the coding sequence GTGTACCCCGTCGCGCCGCGCGGGGAGACGGTCGAGCGGCTGGGGGAGCGTGCGGTCGCCGATCCCTACCGCCTGCTGGAGGACGCCGCGCACCCCGACACCCGGCGCTGGTCGGCCGCGCAGGACGACCTGTTCCGCCGCGTCGCCCGCGGCTGGCCGGGGATCGGGGCGTTCCGGAGTGCGCTGGAGCGGCTGACCGCCTTCGAGCAGCCCGGTGTGCCGCGCTTCGCCGGGGGCCGCGTCTTCTGCACCGTGCGCGCGCCGGACGGCGGGCAGCCCGTGCTGGTGGTCGAGGAGGCGGGCGGGCGCCGGGTGCTGGTCGACCCGGGCGGGCGCGGTGTGCTCGGCGGCTGGTCGCCGGATCCCACCGGGCGGCTGGTCGCCTACCAGGGAGCCCGCTCCCAGGGCGCCGGCGCGGGCTCGACGCGGTACACGCTGCGGATCCTGGAGGTGGCCACCGGGCGGCTGGTGGACGCGCCGATCGACGGCTGCCGGTACGGCACCGTCGCCTGGACGGCCGACGCCGACGCCTTCTACTACAGCCGCGGCACCGAGGACGGCGGCGAACTGCTCCACCTGCACCGGCTCGGGCGGCCGGTGGACCAGGAGGTCTTCGGCGCCGGACTGCCGGCGGGCACTCGACTGGACGCCACCACCGGTGCGCCGGGCCGGACGCTGGTGGTGACCGCCACCGGTGGCCGGGGCGCCGGCCACCGGCTCTGGGTCGCCGACCTGCGCCAGGGCCCGCTGGAGCGACCGCAGTTGCGCGAGCAACTGATCGAGGACTGGGGCGCGGGCCTGCCCTGGCCGGCTGCCGACGGCACGCTCTACCTGCTCGACCGGGACCGGGCACCGCACGGACGGCTGCTCGCCGCGGCCCCCGGTGCGCCGGTGCGGACCCTGCTGGCCGGGGACGAGCACACCCGGCTGGACTCCTTCGCGGTGCTCGACGGCGCCGGGCTCCCGGCGCCCGAGCTGCTCGTGCTGCGGTCGAGCGGCAGCCGCTCCCTGCTCACCCGTCACCGGCTCGACAGCGGTGCGGCGTTGGGAGCGGTCGAGCTGCCAGGGCCGGGCGTGGTGGCCGGGTTGACCCGCGCCGCGGACGGCCGGGGGGCCTGGTTCGGCTACGCCGACCCGCGTACCCCGCAGGGCGTGCACCGCTACGACGCCGCTGCCGGCCGCCGCACGCTCTGGCGCGCGGGCGGGCGCTCGGGGCCGGGTGCCCCCGAGGTCCTGGTGACCGAGCTCGGCTACCCCGCCGCCGACGGGTCACCGGTGCGGCTGCTGCTGACCCGCCCGGCCGCCGCCCCCGCCGGGCCGCTGCCCACCATCCTCCAGGCCCACGGTGCCTTCGGTGCAGCGCAGTTGGCCGGCTACCACGCGGCGGCGCTGGCCTGGGCGGAGCGCGGCGGGCAGTTCGCGGTGGCCGGTGTGCGCGGTGGCGGCGAGGAGGGCGCCGACTGGCGCCGCGCGGGGATGCGCGAGCAGAAGCAGCAGGGCATCGACGACTTCAGCGCGGCCGCGCAGTACCTGCTGGACACCGGTCGCTGCGCCCCCGGGCGGCTGGGTGCGCTGGGCCGGGGCGCGGGCGGCGGTCTGCTGGTGGGCGCGGCGCTGACCCAGCGGCCCGAGCTGTTCGGCGCGGTGGCCCTCTCGGCGGCGCTGCTGGACATGGCCCGCTATCAGCTGAGCGGCCACGGCCCCTACTGGACGGAGGAGTTCGGCTCCCGCGAGGAGCCCAGGGAGCTGGACTGGCTGCTCGGCTACTCGCCGTACCACCACGTGCGCCCCGGCACGGCCTACCCCGCCGTGCTGCTGACGGCCTTCGAGGCGGACGAGCGGGTGGACGCGCTGCACGCCCGCAAGATGTGCGCCGCCCTGCAGCAGGCGAGCAGTTCGGGGCGCCCGGTGCTGCTGCGCCGGGCGGCCGGACCGGGCCGCGGTGCGGGGGCCCGCGGCGGCCGGCCGGCCCGGTCGGCCCAACTGGCGGAGCTGCTGGCGTTCTTCGCGGAGTTCCTGGAGCTGCCGGCGGCCGGCTGA
- a CDS encoding purple acid phosphatase family protein, producing the protein MGVPQQLAARMSMAEQHEYLRGKLSRRRVLRGSAVAVGALAVGGVLGSGNAYAAPKSTPTLVGDAASAVDGSKVIPVGRHLQFGAEPDTQFRISWQVPLPVKKPFVRYGRTPWELSEKIDAEIRSLHTPALVPGQSPLDQYYVHVALEDLGPDTTYYYAVGHKGFDPAGQQAISSLGTFRTAASRDDRWGKVYEPFTFTAFGDQGVSAHAVNNDNVILAQNPKFHLHAGDICYADPDGQGLDADKADFNAKTWDAFLVQTEAVAAKIPWMVAYGNHDMEAWYSHNGYGGEDARWFLPDNGPDPRKAPGVYAFRYSNVGVISLDANDVSYEIPANLGLTAGRQTKWLERQLKDFRNDETIDFVVVFFHHCAFSTTTSHASEGGVREAWVPLFEKYRVDLVINGHNHVYERTDAILGNKVSKAVPSGATLEPEKDGVVYVTAGAAGRSLYSFGAPQTYEGHENRVDEVQSFYNAKGRQKVAETVEWSRVRYLGYSFIKVDVTPAHLGQKSSMKVTALTETGQQIDHYTIVRTVGEGWDSDSDDDGQGGGWGWSAGDR; encoded by the coding sequence ATGGGTGTGCCGCAGCAGCTTGCCGCCCGGATGAGCATGGCCGAGCAGCACGAGTACCTGCGGGGCAAGCTCTCCCGCCGCCGGGTGCTGCGGGGCAGCGCGGTGGCGGTCGGGGCGCTCGCCGTGGGTGGCGTGCTGGGCTCCGGCAACGCGTACGCCGCGCCGAAGAGCACGCCGACGCTGGTCGGTGACGCGGCCTCGGCCGTGGACGGCTCGAAGGTGATCCCGGTGGGCCGGCACCTGCAGTTCGGCGCCGAGCCGGACACCCAGTTCCGGATCTCCTGGCAGGTCCCGCTCCCGGTCAAGAAGCCCTTCGTGCGCTACGGCCGGACCCCCTGGGAGCTGAGCGAGAAGATCGACGCGGAGATCCGCTCGCTGCACACCCCGGCGCTGGTGCCCGGTCAGAGCCCGCTGGACCAGTACTACGTGCACGTGGCCCTGGAGGACCTGGGCCCCGACACCACGTACTACTACGCGGTCGGCCACAAGGGCTTCGACCCTGCCGGCCAGCAGGCGATCTCCTCGCTCGGCACCTTCCGCACCGCCGCCTCGCGCGACGACCGCTGGGGCAAGGTCTACGAGCCGTTCACCTTCACCGCCTTCGGCGACCAGGGCGTGAGCGCCCACGCGGTCAACAACGACAACGTGATCCTGGCGCAGAACCCCAAGTTCCACCTGCACGCCGGTGACATCTGCTACGCCGACCCGGACGGCCAGGGCCTGGACGCCGACAAGGCCGACTTCAACGCCAAGACCTGGGACGCCTTCCTGGTGCAGACCGAGGCCGTGGCCGCCAAGATCCCGTGGATGGTCGCCTACGGCAACCACGACATGGAGGCCTGGTACTCGCACAACGGCTACGGCGGCGAGGACGCCCGCTGGTTCCTGCCGGACAACGGCCCGGACCCGCGCAAGGCCCCCGGCGTGTACGCCTTCCGGTACAGCAACGTCGGTGTCATCTCGCTGGACGCCAACGACGTGTCCTACGAGATCCCGGCCAACCTCGGCCTGACCGCCGGCCGGCAGACCAAGTGGCTGGAGCGCCAGCTCAAGGACTTCCGCAACGACGAGACGATCGACTTCGTCGTGGTCTTCTTCCACCACTGCGCCTTCTCCACCACCACCTCGCACGCCTCCGAGGGCGGGGTCCGCGAGGCCTGGGTGCCGCTGTTCGAGAAGTACCGGGTCGACCTGGTGATCAACGGCCACAACCACGTGTACGAGCGCACCGACGCGATCCTCGGCAACAAGGTCTCCAAGGCGGTCCCGAGCGGCGCCACCCTGGAGCCCGAGAAGGACGGCGTGGTCTACGTGACCGCCGGCGCCGCGGGCCGCAGCCTCTACAGCTTCGGCGCGCCGCAGACCTACGAGGGCCACGAGAACCGGGTCGACGAGGTCCAGAGCTTCTACAACGCCAAGGGCCGGCAGAAGGTCGCCGAGACCGTCGAGTGGTCGCGGGTGCGCTACCTGGGCTACTCCTTCATCAAGGTCGACGTCACCCCGGCGCACCTGGGGCAGAAGTCCTCGATGAAGGTCACCGCGCTGACCGAGACCGGCCAGCAGATCGACCACTACACCATCGTGCGCACGGTCGGCGAGGGCTGGGACAGCGACTCGGACGACGACGGCCAGGGCGGCGGCTGGGGCTGGAGCGCGGGCGACCGCTGA